A region of Nitrosomonas stercoris DNA encodes the following proteins:
- a CDS encoding beta-barrel assembly-enhancing protease has protein sequence MRIVENEENMRLTIAKLLFICLSVSLLVACATSPTGRTQLIFMPDSEVNSMGLQAFDTMKRDNPVSRNAASNQFVNCVANAITREVGGEWEVVVFEDQTLNAFALPGGKIGVHTGLLDLVDNQDQLAVVIGHEVGHVIARHSNERLSQQVGTNMGVSLVQAVAAPQSALGQTAIGLLGVGAQYGIIMPYSRLQESEADTIGLDLMAKAGFNPAESIRLWQKMDQASQGAQPVEFLSTHPSHSSRIESLRTRLPQAQQFQQQAHAAGKRPHCVK, from the coding sequence ATGCGGATAGTAGAAAATGAGGAAAATATGAGACTGACAATAGCAAAGCTACTGTTCATCTGTTTATCTGTCAGCTTGTTGGTTGCTTGTGCGACTTCGCCTACAGGCCGAACACAATTGATATTTATGCCTGATTCAGAAGTAAATAGCATGGGTCTACAAGCATTTGACACCATGAAACGAGACAATCCGGTGAGTCGTAATGCAGCCAGCAATCAATTTGTGAATTGTGTGGCAAATGCCATTACACGAGAAGTAGGTGGAGAATGGGAAGTAGTGGTGTTTGAAGATCAAACTTTGAATGCTTTTGCATTACCTGGTGGGAAAATTGGTGTTCACACTGGTTTATTGGATTTAGTGGATAATCAGGATCAGCTAGCAGTTGTCATTGGGCACGAAGTCGGACATGTGATTGCGCGCCATAGCAATGAGCGTTTATCACAACAAGTAGGTACAAATATGGGCGTGTCACTCGTTCAGGCAGTTGCTGCTCCACAATCAGCGCTGGGACAAACTGCAATTGGTTTACTGGGTGTTGGAGCACAATATGGCATTATCATGCCTTACAGCAGATTACAGGAATCCGAAGCCGATACAATCGGATTAGATTTGATGGCCAAAGCCGGGTTTAATCCAGCTGAAAGTATCAGGTTGTGGCAAAAAATGGATCAGGCAAGTCAGGGTGCACAGCCAGTAGAATTTCTCTCTACCCACCCTTCTCATTCCTCTCGTATTGAGAGTTTGCGGACACGCTTGCCTCAAGCACAGCAGTTTCAACAGCAGGCACACGCTGCTGGAAAAAGACCGCATTGTGTTAAATAG
- a CDS encoding ferrochelatase has translation MLQNMLPEPAYRHGSIDKIGVLLVNLGTPDAPDAKSLRVYLKQFLSEPRIIEFPRWLWWFILHGIILTIRPAKSAEKYAQIWLPEGSPLKIHTERQTEQVAALLKEQLGIPLVVEYAMIIGTPSIAEQLQHMKAQGCSRILVLSLFPQYAASSSGCVLESVFTELSKMRNIPDIRTVKHYHDHPDYIAALAQNIRDYWGKYGKPNKLIISFHGVPRKTLEKGDPYYCECQKTGRLLATALALTDDQYQICFQSRFGFSKWLSPYTAEVIKELGQQQTKRIDVVCPGFVADCLETLEEIAIEGKEIFIGAGGGEFHYIPSLNEHPEWIKTLGNIIQTHLSGWMEQQALEEESTQSRARALALGAEK, from the coding sequence ATGTTACAAAATATGCTACCTGAGCCAGCTTATCGGCATGGCTCGATAGATAAAATTGGTGTGTTGTTGGTTAATTTAGGTACACCAGATGCGCCGGATGCCAAGTCTTTGCGAGTCTATCTGAAACAGTTTTTGAGTGAGCCACGCATTATTGAATTTCCACGCTGGTTATGGTGGTTTATTTTGCATGGCATTATTTTGACTATCCGGCCAGCAAAATCAGCAGAGAAATATGCTCAAATCTGGTTACCGGAAGGCTCACCACTCAAGATTCATACAGAACGACAGACCGAGCAGGTTGCTGCTTTATTGAAAGAACAACTTGGCATCCCACTGGTGGTGGAATACGCCATGATTATTGGTACGCCATCTATTGCTGAGCAATTGCAGCACATGAAAGCGCAAGGCTGCAGTCGTATTTTGGTGTTATCGTTATTTCCGCAATATGCTGCCAGCAGCAGTGGCTGCGTGTTGGAGAGTGTCTTTACCGAGCTGAGTAAAATGCGCAATATTCCTGATATTCGTACGGTTAAACATTATCATGATCATCCGGATTATATTGCTGCTTTGGCACAAAATATCCGCGATTATTGGGGAAAATATGGCAAACCTAACAAATTGATCATCAGTTTTCATGGTGTGCCACGCAAAACGTTAGAGAAAGGAGATCCTTATTATTGTGAATGTCAGAAAACTGGGCGATTATTAGCAACGGCATTAGCATTGACAGATGATCAATATCAAATATGCTTTCAATCTCGTTTCGGTTTTTCCAAATGGCTCAGCCCTTATACGGCGGAAGTGATAAAAGAACTAGGGCAGCAGCAAACCAAGCGTATTGATGTTGTTTGTCCTGGTTTTGTTGCAGATTGCCTGGAAACCCTGGAAGAAATTGCCATAGAAGGCAAAGAAATATTCATCGGGGCTGGGGGAGGAGAATTCCATTACATTCCGAGCTTGAACGAACACCCAGAATGGATTAAGACGTTAGGTAATATTATTCAAACTCATCTATCGGGTTGGATGGAACAACAAGCCTTGGAGGAAGAAAGCACACAATCACGTGCGCGCGCATTGGCATTGGGTGCAGAAAAATAA
- a CDS encoding NAD kinase — protein sequence MSGTLFKTIALIGKHKNPDIMTPLLNLAKYLAEKGIRIVLDDLTATHIDKNQYATLTLEEIGQQTDLAIILGGDGTMLNIARTLVSFNVPLIGINQGRLGFLTDLTVDTMYKTLDDVLAGQFIVENRMLLTTEVTRHGKSVFKELAFNDVVLHRGISSGMIELEVHINAEYVYSLRSDGLIIATPTGSTAYALSSGGPILHPGLNLMLLVPVCPHTLSNRPIVIGADAVIEIKAHYTTETKIYTDSHSWFDLGEHDQVLVQRCPKTIKLLHPAHHSYYRMLREKLGWSSILQKTSR from the coding sequence ATGAGTGGCACTCTATTTAAAACAATCGCACTAATCGGGAAACACAAAAATCCCGACATCATGACTCCTTTGCTGAATTTGGCTAAATATCTGGCCGAAAAAGGCATTCGTATCGTGCTGGATGATCTGACAGCTACTCATATTGATAAAAATCAATATGCCACATTGACGCTAGAAGAGATTGGTCAACAAACAGATCTGGCAATCATCTTGGGGGGAGATGGCACCATGCTAAATATTGCGCGCACACTCGTCTCGTTTAACGTTCCGCTCATCGGTATCAATCAAGGCAGATTGGGTTTTCTAACAGATCTGACAGTCGACACCATGTATAAAACGCTAGATGATGTATTGGCAGGTCAGTTTATCGTCGAAAACAGAATGTTGCTCACCACAGAAGTCACACGCCATGGAAAGAGCGTCTTCAAAGAATTAGCCTTTAACGATGTGGTACTGCATCGCGGTATTAGCAGCGGCATGATCGAACTTGAAGTACATATTAATGCTGAATATGTTTACTCTTTAAGATCAGATGGATTAATTATTGCCACCCCTACTGGTTCAACTGCTTATGCACTCTCTTCTGGCGGTCCTATTTTACATCCTGGACTCAATCTGATGTTATTAGTCCCCGTTTGTCCACATACGCTCAGCAACCGACCGATTGTTATTGGAGCGGATGCTGTCATTGAAATCAAGGCACACTACACTACCGAGACAAAAATTTATACAGATAGCCATTCCTGGTTTGATCTGGGAGAACATGATCAGGTATTGGTACAACGCTGTCCAAAAACAATCAAACTTTTACATCCCGCCCACCATAGCTATTACCGTATGCTACGCGAAAAACTTGGCTGGAGTAGCATTCTTCAAAAAACCAGCCGCTAG
- a CDS encoding heat-inducible transcription repressor HrcA, producing MLSEREKILLKTLVEQYIHEGQPVGSRSLAKFSGLDLSSATIRNVMADLEEMGYVASPHTSAGRMPTALGYRFFVDTLLVVQALDIEQITLLENQLHPNNPLRLLDATSRLLSELTQFVGVVVTPKRVGGVVFRHIEFLPLSDKRILLILVTPDGDVQNRIIMTETAYSQSDLIEAGNFLNQHYAGCTLEEIHTGLQSELTQLRQNMADLMSAAIEMSNDALQESSETVVIAGEHRLFDVHDLSDNLSSLKQLFELFERKSKLLQLLELSHQARGVKIFIGGESDETVLEEISMITAPYAMDGKIVGTVGVIGPRRMAYDRIIPIVDITARLLSSNLS from the coding sequence ATGCTTAGCGAACGTGAAAAAATTTTACTTAAAACTTTAGTTGAACAGTATATTCATGAAGGTCAACCGGTTGGCTCGCGTTCGCTGGCCAAATTTTCAGGGTTGGATCTGAGTTCAGCCACGATTCGTAATGTGATGGCTGATCTGGAGGAAATGGGGTATGTTGCCAGTCCACATACTTCAGCTGGCCGCATGCCTACTGCGCTTGGTTATCGTTTCTTTGTGGATACGTTATTGGTGGTGCAGGCGTTAGATATTGAGCAGATAACCTTGCTGGAAAATCAACTGCATCCGAATAATCCGTTGCGTCTGCTGGATGCTACTTCACGTTTATTGTCGGAGCTGACGCAGTTTGTTGGTGTGGTGGTGACTCCCAAGCGAGTGGGAGGAGTGGTTTTTCGCCATATTGAATTTCTGCCATTGTCTGACAAGCGTATTCTCCTCATTCTGGTAACGCCAGATGGAGATGTACAAAACCGTATTATTATGACAGAAACAGCATATAGCCAATCTGATCTTATTGAAGCGGGCAATTTTCTGAATCAACACTATGCAGGTTGCACGTTAGAAGAAATTCATACCGGATTACAGTCAGAATTGACACAACTGCGTCAGAATATGGCTGATCTGATGAGCGCAGCGATAGAAATGAGTAATGATGCCTTGCAGGAAAGCAGCGAAACGGTTGTCATTGCAGGTGAACACAGATTGTTCGATGTTCATGACCTGTCAGACAATCTATCTAGCCTAAAGCAGCTGTTTGAATTATTTGAGCGTAAATCGAAGTTGTTGCAATTACTGGAATTAAGTCATCAGGCGCGTGGTGTGAAAATCTTTATCGGCGGAGAATCTGATGAAACTGTATTGGAGGAAATCAGTATGATAACAGCACCTTATGCCATGGACGGAAAAATTGTCGGGACGGTTGGCGTGATTGGACCACGGCGTATGGCGTATGATCGCATTATTCCGATTGTCGACATTACCGCTCGTTTGTTATCCAGCAATTTGTCATAA
- a CDS encoding phosphoribulokinase, chromosomal has translation MSQKHPVVAITGSSGAGTSTVKASFEHIFRREKLSVAVVEGDSFHRYDRESMKQAVAESEKGGGRPISHFGPEANEFEKLETLFRTYGESGSGETRLYLHNEEEAKPYNQKPGTFTPWKTIEPGTDLLFYEGLHGGVKSDTADVGQYVDLLVGVVPIVNLEWIQKIFRDTAARGYSCEAVTHTILRRMHDYVHYITPQFSRTHVNFQRVPTVDTSNPFIARDIPTLDESMVVIRFRDDHGADFFPYLLSMIDGSFMSRTNTIVVPGGKMGMAIELILTPLLLDLVTKSRK, from the coding sequence ATGTCGCAGAAACATCCTGTTGTTGCCATAACTGGATCTTCCGGAGCAGGAACCTCTACAGTTAAGGCAAGTTTTGAACATATTTTTCGACGCGAGAAACTCAGTGTTGCGGTAGTAGAAGGGGATAGTTTTCATCGCTATGATCGTGAATCCATGAAGCAAGCTGTTGCGGAATCGGAAAAAGGAGGGGGGCGGCCGATCAGTCATTTTGGACCAGAGGCTAATGAGTTTGAGAAGTTGGAAACTTTATTCAGGACGTATGGAGAAAGTGGTTCCGGGGAAACACGCCTGTACTTGCATAATGAAGAAGAGGCCAAACCTTATAACCAGAAGCCAGGTACCTTTACTCCGTGGAAAACCATTGAGCCAGGCACAGATTTATTGTTTTATGAAGGCTTGCATGGAGGGGTAAAAAGTGACACGGCAGATGTTGGTCAGTATGTAGATTTGCTGGTAGGGGTGGTACCAATTGTTAATTTGGAATGGATTCAGAAAATCTTTCGTGATACCGCAGCCAGAGGCTATTCCTGTGAAGCCGTTACACACACCATCTTGCGCCGTATGCATGATTATGTGCATTACATTACCCCACAATTTTCACGTACCCATGTGAATTTTCAGCGGGTACCGACAGTGGATACCTCCAATCCATTTATCGCACGTGATATTCCAACGCTAGACGAAAGTATGGTGGTGATTCGTTTTCGTGATGATCACGGTGCTGATTTCTTTCCCTATCTGCTGAGTATGATAGACGGCTCCTTCATGTCTCGTACCAACACGATTGTTGTGCCTGGTGGAAAAATGGGTATGGCAATTGAACTTATTTTGACACCGCTGCTTTTGGATCTAGTTACTAAAAGCAGAAAATAA
- a CDS encoding DNA repair protein RecN — protein MLQNLSIRHFVTIDYLELNFKMGFTVLTGETGAGKSILIDALGLALGKRADISQIRHGCERAEITAHFSITNIPEAQTWLQEHAFEEEDDTCLLRRIIETNGRSRSFINGHSATLQQLRTMGEWLIDIHSQHAHQQLTQNHKQCVLLDSWAGELALAQQVASSYWNWQKLHQQQVLHEQQSQQNQQEYELLATQLQELTALNFSSEEWDALQTEHKRLSHLTSLLETTQASLEALSEHDTAMLSQLNTVASRLEELVTIDKTLEPICNQLQSAQIQLQEVVYELQHYEQQLDIDPHRLQKIEARITAIHTTARKYHITPEMLTEFQETTQQRLETLEQLTNKQTLMEAEQAARAQYENLAAKLSQVRQQAAEQLSKQVTESMQILAMAGGRFNVAIQPVPAGNAHGMEHIEFQVASHEDLPLHPLHKVASGGELSRISLAIQVITSKANTIPTLIFDEVDTGIGGRTAETVGKLLHQLGATRQVISITHLPQVAAKGDHHWSASRIAHAKKDKQLPESTIVELDKTERVEEITRMLGGEQLTATVRRHAKEMLAHHGDSDNS, from the coding sequence ATGCTGCAAAATTTGTCGATTCGTCATTTCGTCACAATCGATTATCTAGAATTGAACTTCAAGATGGGCTTTACTGTGTTGACTGGCGAAACTGGTGCAGGGAAATCAATTCTGATCGATGCACTGGGATTAGCATTGGGAAAACGAGCTGATATCAGCCAAATTAGGCATGGTTGTGAACGCGCTGAAATTACTGCACATTTTTCTATCACCAACATTCCGGAAGCACAAACCTGGTTGCAGGAGCACGCATTTGAAGAAGAGGATGACACATGCCTATTGCGCAGAATTATAGAAACCAATGGGCGATCACGCAGTTTTATTAACGGTCATTCCGCCACCCTGCAGCAACTACGCACAATGGGCGAATGGTTAATTGATATTCACAGTCAACATGCACATCAGCAGCTCACACAAAATCACAAACAATGCGTGTTACTGGATAGCTGGGCTGGTGAACTGGCATTAGCCCAGCAAGTTGCTTCCTCTTACTGGAATTGGCAAAAGCTGCACCAGCAACAAGTACTACATGAACAACAAAGCCAACAAAACCAGCAGGAATACGAACTGCTTGCTACACAATTACAGGAATTAACCGCACTTAACTTTTCATCCGAAGAATGGGATGCGTTACAAACAGAACATAAGCGACTTTCACATCTGACTAGCTTACTGGAAACAACCCAAGCCAGTTTAGAAGCCTTGTCAGAACACGACACAGCCATGCTGTCACAACTGAATACCGTAGCCTCTCGCCTGGAAGAACTAGTCACTATTGATAAAACTCTTGAACCTATTTGCAACCAGCTACAATCTGCACAGATACAGTTGCAAGAAGTAGTATATGAATTGCAACACTATGAACAACAGCTGGATATTGATCCACACCGATTACAGAAAATCGAAGCGCGTATCACGGCTATTCATACCACGGCCAGGAAATATCACATCACACCAGAAATGCTCACAGAGTTTCAGGAAACCACTCAGCAACGCCTGGAAACACTTGAACAACTTACAAACAAACAAACGTTAATGGAAGCAGAGCAAGCAGCTCGTGCTCAGTATGAAAATCTTGCTGCCAAACTCAGCCAAGTACGGCAACAAGCAGCAGAGCAATTATCTAAACAAGTCACTGAATCCATGCAAATACTGGCAATGGCAGGGGGTCGTTTTAACGTGGCAATTCAACCAGTGCCAGCAGGCAATGCACATGGAATGGAGCATATCGAATTTCAAGTCGCTTCCCACGAAGATCTGCCATTGCATCCTTTACACAAAGTGGCTTCGGGCGGAGAACTATCCCGTATCAGTTTAGCTATCCAAGTTATTACCAGCAAAGCAAACACCATTCCTACTCTCATCTTTGATGAAGTTGATACCGGCATAGGTGGTCGCACCGCTGAAACAGTGGGGAAACTGTTACATCAACTGGGGGCAACACGCCAGGTGATCAGTATTACACATCTGCCACAAGTAGCAGCCAAAGGCGACCATCATTGGAGCGCATCCAGAATTGCTCATGCGAAAAAAGATAAGCAACTCCCGGAAAGTACTATCGTAGAGCTTGATAAAACAGAAAGGGTTGAGGAAATTACTCGTATGCTGGGAGGGGAACAGCTCACCGCAACAGTGCGCCGACATGCCAAGGAAATGTTGGCTCATCACGGCGATTCAGACAACAGTTAA